The Sulfurimonas hydrogeniphila genome includes a window with the following:
- the exbD gene encoding TonB system transport protein ExbD, translating into MKCKKQFKKFDQINVIPFIDIMLVLLVMVLTTATFIKQGVIPVNLPEAKATEKEDTKKEVTVYVNAKSEIFFDKEKVNLKELQQKLSAVSKDQTVVLRSDKESKFQDFVNVMDILKKLGHEQLYIVTKE; encoded by the coding sequence ATGAAGTGTAAAAAACAGTTTAAAAAGTTTGACCAGATCAATGTCATTCCTTTTATAGATATTATGCTTGTTCTGCTTGTCATGGTGCTGACAACAGCTACTTTTATAAAGCAGGGCGTTATTCCCGTGAATTTGCCAGAAGCAAAAGCAACAGAAAAAGAAGATACGAAAAAAGAGGTGACGGTTTATGTGAATGCAAAAAGTGAGATATTTTTTGACAAAGAGAAAGTAAACCTTAAAGAGTTACAACAAAAACTTTCTGCTGTTTCCAAAGACCAGACGGTAGTGCTTCGAAGTGACAAAGAGTCCAAGTTTCAGGACTTTGTAAATGTGATGGATATTTTAAAGAAACTGGGACACGAACAGTTGTATATAGTTACGAAAGAGTAG
- the exbB gene encoding TonB-system energizer ExbB, with protein MQITNDIMTYAEQALDYGVMGTLILMSIVTLWLFIERMMFYKSVRIEDYKHRDNLELDLTDNINVISAIGTNAPYVGLLGTVIGIMITFYTLGDLGAVDAKKIMIGLALALKATAMGLVVAMPAIVAYTILLRKVERILTKFDVAHEV; from the coding sequence ATGCAAATAACAAATGATATAATGACATATGCAGAACAGGCCCTTGATTATGGTGTTATGGGAACCTTGATTCTTATGAGTATTGTCACTTTGTGGCTTTTTATTGAGAGAATGATGTTTTACAAGAGTGTACGTATAGAAGATTATAAACACAGAGACAATTTAGAACTTGACTTAACGGACAATATCAATGTCATCAGTGCAATAGGAACAAATGCACCCTATGTGGGTCTGCTTGGAACAGTCATCGGTATTATGATCACTTTTTATACTTTGGGTGATTTGGGTGCAGTAGATGCAAAAAAAATCATGATAGGACTCGCTCTTGCACTCAAAGCTACGGCGATGGGACTTGTTGTGGCTATGCCGGCTATTGTAGCCTATACAATTCTTCTTCGTAAAGTTGAAAGAATTTTAACAAAGTTTGATGTGGCCCATGAAGTGTAA
- a CDS encoding sensor histidine kinase, translating to MFAFIVLCIVILSGVFISKLAVDPLAEYVQELQNLSKETLHELNLPISTITTTTQLLGKNCHDEKILKRIGRINTACMMLKERYNELDYLIKMQTNQKIKEEFFVDELVKQRVGFVKKIYPQMKFNLVLEKMPVLSDQKGLGKVIDNIIDNGVKYSGTSRNIDIEVKNNSIKIKDYGIGMDEVELVRIFDNYYQSNKNMQGFGIGLNLVKRFCERNNIELLLQSSKNIGTTVELKFKQEYECK from the coding sequence GGCTGAGTATGTTCAAGAGTTGCAAAACCTTTCAAAAGAGACCCTCCATGAGCTTAATCTGCCTATCAGCACCATTACAACAACGACACAGCTTTTAGGTAAAAATTGCCATGATGAGAAAATACTCAAACGCATTGGACGTATAAATACAGCCTGTATGATGCTTAAAGAGCGTTATAATGAATTGGATTATCTGATTAAGATGCAGACAAATCAAAAGATAAAAGAGGAGTTTTTTGTTGATGAGTTAGTCAAACAGAGAGTTGGCTTTGTAAAAAAAATATATCCTCAAATGAAATTTAATCTTGTGTTGGAAAAAATGCCTGTATTGAGCGATCAAAAAGGTTTGGGAAAAGTAATTGACAATATTATTGATAATGGGGTAAAATACTCAGGCACTTCAAGAAATATAGATATTGAGGTAAAAAACAACAGTATAAAAATAAAAGATTACGGAATAGGGATGGATGAGGTTGAACTTGTTCGTATTTTTGACAACTATTACCAGTCAAATAAAAATATGCAGGGTTTTGGCATAGGATTAAATCTTGTCAAAAGATTTTGCGAAAGAAACAATATAGAATTACTGTTGCAGTCATCAAAAAATATTGGAACAACAGTAGAATTAAAATTTAAACAGGAATATGAATGCAAATAA
- a CDS encoding patatin-like phospholipase family protein has translation MSKKTVSLVLGSGGARGLAHIGIIRYLEENDYEIKSVSGCSIGALVGGFYAAGVLHIYEEWLKQIDTLEMLKLLDFKGSGGLVSGQKLMQKLENLVGDCLIESLDIKFTAVCTDIEAEKEVWINSGSLLSAIRASISLPLFFTPFITSSGKKLVDGGVLNPVPIAPTFHDDTDLTISVNLGAEAAPDMPIKKRKKTDTPIRQKLQHYLKTLSLPDTFVKEDNMYSIANKSFETLQGALARMKLAAYPSDIEIDIPRNLCNTFDFDKAEELIAYGYNLCKKRADL, from the coding sequence GTGAGTAAAAAAACTGTCTCCTTGGTTCTTGGAAGCGGTGGTGCCCGTGGTCTAGCCCACATTGGCATCATCAGATACCTCGAAGAAAACGATTACGAAATAAAATCTGTTTCAGGATGTTCTATCGGTGCACTCGTCGGTGGATTTTATGCAGCCGGAGTGCTGCATATTTATGAAGAGTGGCTCAAGCAGATAGATACTCTTGAAATGCTAAAACTGCTTGACTTTAAAGGTTCAGGCGGTCTTGTATCAGGACAGAAACTGATGCAAAAGCTTGAAAACCTTGTCGGCGACTGCCTCATCGAATCTTTAGATATAAAATTTACAGCTGTCTGTACAGATATAGAAGCTGAGAAAGAAGTATGGATTAACAGTGGTTCTTTATTAAGTGCCATTAGAGCATCCATCTCTCTGCCTCTTTTTTTCACTCCTTTTATCACATCATCAGGAAAAAAACTTGTTGACGGCGGGGTACTCAATCCGGTACCTATTGCGCCGACATTTCATGATGATACAGACCTTACTATTTCGGTAAACCTGGGTGCTGAAGCTGCTCCTGATATGCCAATAAAAAAACGTAAAAAAACTGACACTCCAATACGGCAAAAACTGCAACACTATCTGAAGACTCTCTCATTACCCGATACATTTGTCAAAGAAGACAATATGTACAGCATTGCAAACAAATCTTTTGAAACACTCCAGGGAGCACTCGCCCGTATGAAACTTGCAGCTTATCCTTCTGATATAGAAATAGATATACCCAGAAACCTGTGCAACACTTTTGACTTCGACAAAGCAGAAGAATTGATTGCCTATGGTTACAATTTATGCAAAAAAAGAGCTGATTTATAA